Part of the Cyprinus carpio isolate SPL01 chromosome A1, ASM1834038v1, whole genome shotgun sequence genome is shown below.
TATGTTTCATTGGAGGAAAAATTTAACAAACCTATAACAAAGTCAAGATGATCAACCTATTATACATGATTGTTGTGCACTTTTCTATAATCTTTATCTACCAGACCCTGATGAAGGTGACATGAATCAACACGCAAAACCCTCTGCACCCTCTGCACTCCGCATCAAGTATACCATGCCATACATAGTCCGAAAGCCCTTGCATACTGAAATGTAACATTCCTTGAGTGGAGATTGCAGCCAACTAATTATTTATGAGAGGAAGTAACCATGTGCACTCGTGCCTAATGGTCGTCAAGCTAATTGACACCCAAACCATTAAAACATCAAATCTAATAAAACCTCAGATATAACCCTGtgacacatataaacattgatacTTTAGAATCATCTTCAAATGTATGCAAATAAGTAAACAAAACTTTAGGCTGTGAGGAGACATGGGAAGTTGTCACAAGGTTTATAGCTAAGCAACTTGAAGGTTTTGATGTTGAAATCCCATTGGTTTCAGGCAgctaattttataatttaatcttatatgtatatatatctttatatgtaTTCTATCCTCCAAACTATAACTGTAAAAAGTGAACACAATGAAATCATCTTCTTCCATTTTTCATGTAAGTCGGTGAAACATAGTTTCAAGAGGTTATTCTGGTGTGTTCATAAACACACAAGGTACAAGCCACCCTTTTCGCTTCTTTTCTTTTAACAATGTCAAAAAGCATTGATATAAATACATCTTAatggggtagttcacccaaaaatgaatattttgtcatcttTAACTCAACCTCTATTTTAAAGAATACTGGTTACCAAACAgttggttgccattgacttccagtgATTGGGGAAACAAAATAGAGACATTTCGTtgtcttttatgttccacagaggtttggaacaacatgagagtaagcaataagttttaatttaatttaagtttaacaaccatcaaaaaaattacatttttcattcattgttgCTGAATTACGTTCAACAGAAGGTTGGGGCAAATTGTCCCATGTTCTTTAtaaattttactttcataaaatCACTAAATGTGAATGCCTATTAGCTAAAAATGATCTTCTTATAATTTTACATGTTACAAGAGTGTTGGATTGTTGTAATGTTTACAAATTGCTAaacaaataaagtcattttagtttaaatatatgttgaaatttgaaaataacatttttatttagacattttaaactaAGACATTTCCTTCAAATCGGTCAATAAACAGTAGGTTCTTATTGTCACAACATGCCTCCATAGAAACTGGAACTGTATCTTGTTTCCTAAGCTTGATAAAACATTAAGGTACACAGAAATTGACTTTCAAAATAAAACCTTAGAGAAATATTAATTGTGATAACTATCCCAGTCTCCTCTACTCTTAAGATTAACACTAAAGTCATTTATTCTGACATGCTTCTTCTGAGTTTGTGTGCTGAACCTTGCTCTCATCTCCAAACATATGTATCTCCACCAGTGGACGTTGCATTTCGTTGTCCACCCTTTCCAAACTGACATAACCGATCTCCATAGTGTTAACAGAGCTGCCCTGATTATTGGTGGACACTGGATCCTTGCACTGAATATCAAGAGGTGTTTTGGTGCACAGGCCATGGCAGCACAGAAGTCGAGCAAAAGCATCTCTGAAATCAGAGTTAAAAGCATATATGATCGGGTTGAGCGATGAATTGCACCAGCCGAACCACACGAACACGTTAAAAGTTGCTTCACTGACACAATTTGGCTCGTGGCAGAAAGGAATCGCACAGTTGAGGACGAAGAACGGAAaccagcagcacacaaacacccCCATAATCACGGACAGAGTTTTGAACAGTTTGGTTTCTCTGATCGCGCGGTGTTGGAGAGGACAGGTGCGCGCACCTGCCCTGCAGTTCTGTGCGCGCTCCGCTGCGCGCTCCAGCGAAGAGATGCTCTTGATTTGAACCTGAGCAATGCGGTAGATGCGCGTGTATGTGATCAGCATCACTGCTACGGGAATGTAAAAACTTATTAGAGAGGAGGAAACGGCATACGTTCTGCTTAGACTCGAGTCACACATTTCCCTGGTGGTCCAGTTATTTGTGGTTACCGTGCCCAGGTCTGCCCTGTGCCAGTTCAGCTGCACGGGCACGAATGATATAGCCACCGATACGATCCACGTTACGCTGACCATAACGAGGGCGAGTCTACGGTTCATCTTCCTCTCGTATTGAAACGGGTTTGAAATAGCCCAGTATCGATCCAGGCTGATTACGCACAGGTTGAGGATGGAAGCTGTGGAGCACATAATGTCAAAAGCCACCCAGCACTCGCAGAAAGAGCCAAACGCCCAGTGTCCGGTCACCTCCGTGGCCGCTTTCCACGGCATCACGAGGACAGCCACCAACAAGTCCGACATCGCCAGAGACACGATAAAGATATTGGTGACTTTTCCTCTCAGGTGACGGAACCGCAAAACCGCTGCGCAAACAGTGAAATTCCCCAATAACGTCCACAGCACGAGGAGAGAAAGAGCGAAACCCAGGAAAATGCGAACCGCTGGCTCTCCATGAGCGCTCAGGGATGTGAAGTTGTACATGTCTTTAAGTGTCACAAAAACATGCCAAAATACTGTATAGTCCGTCCATACTTCCTCCCAAAGCAATCCCCTCTACTTGATCTTATAGTTGCCCTCGTTGTTTCTTAAGACCCTCGCTGAGATGTTCACATGATTGAACGACAATCTGAAGCGTCTCGTGTCAGGTTCCTTTGCAGGTCACATTCACACTGCTGTAGAAACGCCCTCTTTTGCCCATTTTACTCAGTAGACATACAGTGTCCCCAAAACGTATTTGACACTTGAAAATGCGTTAATGCCATCTAAATACAACATTACACAGACAATACATGTTTTGGTTGTCAAATATTATTGGAACATGATTTCAATTAAAGCcattgttcaaccaaaaatgaaaattttgctgaGAATTTAATCTATCTAAGATGAAGATGAGTCTGTTTCTTCACGGGagcacatttggagaaatttagtttttcatcacttgctcaccaatggatcctctacagtgaatgggtgccgtcagaatgatagaccacacatcacatcacagtaatccacaaagcaaaaacagtccaaaacagtctCAAACAAATATGTCGGTGGACAACAGGCAGTGCTGGGTATTACTTACACATTGTAGTCTGTTATTGTTTACAAATTGCATGATGAAAATTGTAGTCAGTAATGTAATTTAGATTACTCATTTTAGGTCATGTATTCTGACtattttggattacttttagattaccttAATTAAATGACCTTCAAATTTATTacctacatttttacatttgaaatattttgtgtacCTGCATGCCAATGTGACCATTAAATGACATAAAACTGTAAACAAGCAAATGTGTTgacatattaacattaaatctcagtaaatattttaggtcaaagggtttgaatgacaaaaaagtttgtgaatccTGGCATCATGATATCAGATATGTAATCATgtcataaaaaagtaactaatctGATTATGAACATTTGgtataatttaattacaagttctacatttttggaatctgattacgtaacatTATGTTACTACCCAGCAttgacaacaggggatggactttttcactggtagaagcgttattatggataatggattaatattttgtccagaagcaacagatttaagttaaaacaccttaatgttTTTGCTTCTTTCAAACAAGGCATCCATTCACAGCAGATGATCCTCTGGTGAgaaactgatgtaatgctaaatttctccaagtctgttctgaggaacaaacaaactcatcttcatcttggacggcctgaaggtgagtacattttcatttttaggtgaactgttccttaaaGGTGATGACCTACAGTACACCCATTAAGTGTCACATTAGGgatatttcagcaaaatttcacaTGCAAAAAAGGCCAGTTTTCCATTTTCAATAGCATAGCGATGTATGAAGCTCTAATCACACAGAagacactttcaaaccaagcagctttttgtTGATCAGCGTGGCGAATTTGTGACATGAGTGAATCTGCCTGGGGAACTGTGTGGGGAACTGGATTTCGCCTGTGAAATTTCGTTGAGCAAAGGTAAATGTGACTGCCCCTGTTACTCAGGAGAGCTGTCAGAACTTGAGAGGAACTAACTTTGAATCTACTAAAAATTTtgtacaaatttaattaattttttgctaTGTGCATTGACTTATGCCACACCTGTGCAGGGCCTGAAGGATTAAAAGGGGAcgaaattaattaacattaattctCCTTAAcagtatttgatattttaaaccaATTCATGTAATATAAaccacaatattactatttaaataacatctgtgtagagcagtggttctagTCTTTTTGGCTCATATAAGATATTTCCAccaatattttttactataattatagcaataaatatatttttttcattttttttttttttacaattttaaataacttttattattttattaataattatactattataaattgtattaataataataataataatatattaattagaaTAATCATTAGTCATCCTGCAAACCCTGAATCAATGCATTTATGTGGACTTTTTCACACGGCAAAACAACAAAGTGAATGTTTTAGTAAAGAGTTGGGTGGCCAATTGCCAGCATAATGTAGGCCTACAAATAAAATTGCTAAGGGATGAAGGAAATAACCAGTATTGTActgaatgtaataatgtaatattgattgtattgaatgtaatattaaaggtgctgtatgtaagtttttaactctactaaagcataaaaataccataatatgtttgcagatatttaagaaacatgctaagttaacatacttgtttatctgaaaaacaagctacagtcatttattcacctttgaaaatgtgtgttccaggCCGGAACGTCTGtcattgttttggtttgtgaaacccgcccactgccagtctacccaattgtatttcggcaccccgggttgccagttacattaaaacacatcaaA
Proteins encoded:
- the LOC109084847 gene encoding D(1B) dopamine receptor, encoding MYNFTSLSAHGEPAVRIFLGFALSLLVLWTLLGNFTVCAAVLRFRHLRGKVTNIFIVSLAMSDLLVAVLVMPWKAATEVTGHWAFGSFCECWVAFDIMCSTASILNLCVISLDRYWAISNPFQYERKMNRRLALVMVSVTWIVSVAISFVPVQLNWHRADLGTVTTNNWTTREMCDSSLSRTYAVSSSLISFYIPVAVMLITYTRIYRIAQVQIKSISSLERAAERAQNCRAGARTCPLQHRAIRETKLFKTLSVIMGVFVCCWFPFFVLNCAIPFCHEPNCVSEATFNVFVWFGWCNSSLNPIIYAFNSDFRDAFARLLCCHGLCTKTPLDIQCKDPVSTNNQGSSVNTMEIGYVSLERVDNEMQRPLVEIHMFGDESKVQHTNSEEACQNK